From the genome of Gorilla gorilla gorilla isolate KB3781 chromosome 4, NHGRI_mGorGor1-v2.1_pri, whole genome shotgun sequence:
GGGCGAGGGGAAACTTCCTCATGCAGAGGGGTGGTGTCATGGGGAATGAGGCAACCCCATGTCACAAAAGGAAAGGGACAAACCCAGCAGCGTGCAGACATAAGCCACGGTCTGGCTTCAGGGAAGAGGAGTGGGCCCTTAATAGGAATGTCCGCCAGGGCAAAGGAGTTTTcttgggagggatggaggggcatGTCCTCTGCAGGCGACCACTCCCCAGGCAGCAGAGCCAAGTAAGTGACCAGATGAGACTGGgtaaaggaggctgggcagggaCAGAGGCAGCCCTGCTCCCTGGAGCCCTTGGGCAAGGCCGGCAGGAGGGTTGTGGCACTCACACACGTGTGACTTGCAGGAGGTCCCATCCCACCATCTAGTGATTCTGTCCATCGCTGCTGGCCTGCAGCCCTGCCTTGGGTCACTGGAGGGCAGATCAAGGACCGACATATGGCATTCCAGCCCCATCTCTTTGCTATTTGtaattaacaaatttatttacatttcctgAACCAAAATTAATTGTAAAATTTAACAGGAAGGGGGTAACATGACCTCTAAGGTGGGCTGTACACATAGTTGCTCTATTTCCAAACTAATAACTTGAGTCCTCACCCATAGCTGGGCCCCCCCTTCTTCCTTTGAAAGGAGACACAGAATAGCACCAGGCTTCCGGAAGCTTCAACATTTAAAGAGACAACTCTTTAAATGCACGGACGCAGAGAAGGGTGAGAAGAACCACGGTACAAATtgtaatgaaagaaaaagtgGCCAGAGAATCGATAGCAAACCCATTTCTGTCTTCAGATTAATGGCTTGGCTGCCAGAAATGGGGGGAGGTCcttggggaaggagaggagggagtgagggaggagggTGATGTGGAAGTTGGCAGGTGACACACTAGCCCCGGAACAGCCGAACTTCGGGCAGGCAGCTCAAGctgaggaggcagagaagggCCGAGAGGGGTCCCAGAGGGGGCTCTGGCCACACCCTGGGCTCAGGGGAAAGGTCAGTGCTGGGCCCCAACTAAGTGCCTGGGGGAGGGAGCTCTGTGAGTGGTGCAGCCCAAGCCCCTCCTCTGCTTCATATGTTCCTGAGGATCTGTGTGCGGGAgcgtggggggctgggggaggggacaaACACAGGCATTTTGGAAAGCAGGAGCGGCCACATGCTCGTGAGAAAGGAGGCCGGGGTTGGGGGTGGAGCACACCAACAGCTAACCCGCGGCTCTGCAGAGAGGCAAGAGCCTGTGGAGGGCCAGGAAGCCAGGCCACGACTCCTGCTGCCCCAGCTCCTTTGTGGTCCCTCCCCATGCCAACttcgcctctgcctcctggcgtGGGCGGCCAGCCTCAGCTGGGCAAGCCCACTGTAGACTCTGCCTGGTCAGGAACATGGCAGGAGGCGGGGGTAGGAGAGGGCAGCCCCCAGCCCAGATTCTCTCCCAAAGACCTGGCCAGTGGGAGGGGTGGCTCTGTCAGCTCCATGGAGCTGAGCGTGACAGCTGCTTGCTGGACTTCAAAGGCCAGGCCCGGGCCTCCTTCTGGCTCTTTTGGGGAAGTCCTGGGGTTCTGCCCCTCCTGAGTCCTGGTCAGCCCTGGCCGGGTGTGCAGCACCCAGCAGAGGAGTAAGTTGTATCTGTGGCCCTTCAATCTGGAGCTGCCTGGCCCTGTGAAGAGCCAAGCACCTTGGGGACTCATAGGAGCAGCTCTCTGCCAgcatggggctggggctggggctggggttgggaccagggctgggagacagggagacaggGCACCTGGAGAGGCTGGGGGGCCCAGAGGCATCGGGAACAGCTGGCTCCCGCACTGGCTGGCAGGGGCTGCAGGAGGGAGGTAGACCTGCTCTCTACAGGTGCTCCCGAGGGCTGCACACTGGTAGCTGAGTACAGGGGAGCTGATGGCCAGCCTGGAGCTGTGGGGCAGCTGGGGAGCTGGCCAGCCTCCTGGGATACAGGGCCAGTGGCTGTACACTCAGAATCCTCAGGCCCTGGGGGCCACCCTTTCCCCAGCCAGGAGGGCTGTGTGGCCCAGAACTCTGCTGGTCTGTCTGTGGGCTGCCAGGGGAAGGGGTCTGGGAGAGAGAGGCAGGTCTGTGAGTGGCACAAGGGCTGGAGGGAGGTGAGGAGCCTGGACTCATGGCCTGtaaggggaagagagggaagatgCTTGCCACTAGTTGTCCTGGTGCCGCAGGGGTTGGGGGCTATTGGGACAAAAAATGAAGCCTGTGGCCAGgaggcccccactctcttctcagCACTGCCACTGGGGAACTGAACCTTCCGCTTGTGGCCAAAAAGTGCCAGGTCTGGGCCAGAGGAGAGTTCCATAAAACCAGAGCTAGGCAGGAGGCATTGGCAAGCAGGGCTCCTGGACACTGGTATCCCTGGGGGGTCCACAAACACATCAACTGACACCCCCAGGTCCTGGCAGCTTGCTATAGGTCCAGGTACCTCACCAGTCCCTGCACGTTCAGCTGGTGCCTGCGTGATGTCCACTGTCCCATCCTGCTCTGGGATACCTGATGCCTGGCAGCTGTCTTCTTTCCTTATCCTGGGAGATGCTGCCCTGGGATGGGAGGGCTGATGGGGGTGCAGAGTCTCAGGACAGAGAGGGTCACAATCAGAAGCTGGGGAACCTGACCACCTGTTGGGACAGAACACTGTGAGCTGCAGGTTTCAACTTCACAGCAGGCCTGGGCCAGGGCTGAGGGCACAGGGAGAGCTGCCGCAGCTGGCGGTTCATGTGCCGAGAGAGCTGCCTTCTCTGAGGCCCTGTGTGAAAGTCCTCCTGTTTGGGTCTAACCTGCCGCAGCAGCCAGCACTGTGTGCACTTCTCTTGGCTCTGCGGCCTGTGGTTGGGGCCGGCCAGAGGAATAGGTTAGAGGCTATTCCATTTCATGACTTCACAGAGGAGGCTGTGCCCTTTGGCAGCTGAAGAAAGCAGCGCAGTGCCTCGCTGTGCAAGTTGAGCTTGAggtggagatttggggtgagaggtgaagccacaGCCCCAGGTGGGAGAGGGTCTGCCTTGCTGGCAGCAAGGGGAAGCAGGGCTCAGAGGGCCCTGGAATTCCCACCAAACCCCATGCAGTCCTTCTTTCTGGGGGTGACTTCTACAGAGGGGAAAGACTTTGCTTTTCACCTATCTAGGAGAGGCCCAAGCACTAACCCCCTGCTCCCTGGCCAGAACTGCTTATCAACCACATCAAAGCCCGTGGAGTAGGAAGGGAGCCACAGTCTAGTCTGGGTCTAGTCTTCATCAACTGAAGCCACAAATGgaggtctttttattttttttggccaGCCCCAAAACAAACAGGACTGAGGATAAGGGGAAAGGAAggtgagaaaagaggaaaacatcACAGTCTGGTCCCAGCAGCCACCAACCTGAGGGTCTCTTCCCACCCAGAGGGCAACAGAGGAGAGTGCAGACACAGTTGTGCCTGCCAGCGTGGCACTCACCTGGGGAGGCCAGCCTGGAAAGGGATGTCTGCAAAGCTGTGGCTGAGCTGAGCAATGATCCTGTCCACTTCTGCATATAGATGGGCTTCCAGGGCAAAGCTCCGGTGCTGGGCACTCTGAAGATGCTGCCGGCGGGGGAGAAGAGCACAGGGCATTAGATGAGGCCTGGGGGGAGGGGGACATGGAAGCTGACCTCCCAGCCCATGCTCTGGCCCTGGAGGACAGCCATAGCAGCGTAGAGATCACATAGGAAGGACTCATCCCCAGCGAGCAGGCTCCCTCAGGGCACTCTAGGAGCAGCTGCTTAGTGGGGAAGGGGCTCACCACATGGAGCTCCTCGAAGGCCTCCTGACAGCACTCGCAGTAGCCTTTCTTCCTCCTGGGCATGGTGCGGGCAGCTGATCGCGGGCTTGGCTCTCCATCCTTGGATTCTCTGGGGAGGGTACATAGTGCGGCAAAGTGGTTACTGCTGGGGCCCTTGGGGGAGGAGCCACTACTTAGAGCCTGGAGCCTAGGTCAGGGAGGGGAAGGACCAAGATGGCCAAGGGGCTGTGCAGGCACCGGCAGGCAGGCCTTCCCTGAGCTTGGTACCAATCATCTAAGAATGGCAAGAGGGGAACAAGGAAGAAGACGTCTGGAGACCTCCCTGTGGGCAGCCTGTCTTAtctctgtccttctctctctctcttttttttttttttttgagagagtctagcttagttacccaggctggagtgcagtggtgcgatcttggctcactgcaatcttcacctcctgggctcaagccattctcctgccttagcctcccgagtagctgggattacaggcgcccgccaccatgctcaactcatttttgtattttcagtagagacggggtttcaccatgttggccaggttggtctcaaactcctgacctcaggtgatccacctgccttggcctcccaaagtgctgggattacaggtgtgagccaccgcgccagccatCTCCGTCCTTCTCTTAAACGACAGGTGAGGATGGGATGGTGATGGCAGCAGCAAGAATCCCTTGTAGGAATTCCAACTCTGTGCTCAAACCTACACCCACATTCATGAGACCTGAAAGATGAAAGGGAAAAGGTCTCAACCACAGTGAAGGGACTGCTCTTCTTTTCCACCCTGAATGTCTCCCCAGCTTGGTTCAGTCTGTCCCTTCCCTCATGCTGCCTTGGATCTCTCACAGCTGTCCTCACTGTCCGCTAGGACTTTCAAACCTTCCTCAaacctgacttctttttttttttttttttttttgagatggagtcccgctctgtcacccaggctggagtgcagcagcacgatttcggctcactgcaacctccacctcctgggttcaagtgattctcttgtctcagcctcccgaatagctgggattacaggaacacaccaccacgcctggctaattttctttcttttttttttttttttttttgtatttttagtagagacagggtttcaccatgttgcccaggctcgtctcaaactcctgacctcaggtgatccgcccacctcagcctcccaaaatgctgggattacaggactgagtCACCACATCCGGCCAAGCCTGAATTCTTATCTGAATATCAGCCCCACATTTCTAACAACCAAAGGGCATTTCTATCTGGCTGTCCAGCAAACTCGACAAGTCCAAAACACTCCTTTTAAAGACTTCCTAAGTATGACACAAAACCCAGAAGATATACAGAAAAACTCATAAATTCAGCTACATACAACTTTAAAATACGTATGCATGGCAAAGAATCATTTATGCATGGCAAaaaatgatatggttaggctttgtgtccccacccaaatctcatattgaattgtaatccctataatccccaagtgtcaatGGAGAGACCAgggggagataactgaatcaggtggtttcccccatgctattctcgtgacagttctcatgagatgtgatgcTTTTGTAAGGGGCtcctcccccttcactcagcacttatccctcctgccaccttgtgcagaaggtgccttgcttcccctttgccttccatcatgattgtaagtttcctgaggcctccccagccatgctgaactgtgagtctattaaacctctttcctttacaaattacccagtctcagacagGTCtgtatagcagtatgaaaatggactaatatagcaaagttaaaagacaaaccaCAAACTTGGggttttcttgtcttttaaaagtatttacaaCTTCTCTGCTCAGGGAGgcttaggaaaaaatatatatatattgatttatttacaactgccaggtacagtggctcacacttataatccctgcactttgggaggtcaaggtgggaggatcacttgggcgcaggagttcgagaacagcctgggcaacatggtgaaaccccacctctacaaaaaatataaaaattagccaggtgtggtggtgcacacttgtactcccagttacttgggaggctgagatgggaggattgcctgagcctgggaggtggaggttgcagtgagcagagaaaagaaaatatttagaactaaTAACAAAGAGCTCATTTTTCTAATATGAGAAGGGCTCCTTACAAATCATTAAAGTGATCAATAAccaaataaaaaatgggcaaagtataaAAAGAAGGTTCACATAAAAAGAGATTCAAACAACCAAACATATGCAAACTTACTTAGCCTCATTCatagtaagaaaaaacaaaaattataattatactgAGATACAGTTTTTAATCTGTTATACTGAAGGTCAGCATATCTGCCAGTCACAGCATGAGGCAAGGGGATGGGAAACAGCCTCTCTCATGCAGTGCAGGTAAACATATAAGTTGGTATCCGCTCCACGAAAAGCCATTTGGCTgaatttatcaaaattataaatgcatatatgtTTTGACCCAATATTTCTACCTTTAggaatttattccacaaatatactTGAACAATTGCAAATTTACTCTGAACATGATTTTCATTGGAGCTAATCTAAGCATCCATGAATAACAgactggttaaataaaatacagtaaatacattccatacaatggaataacgGATACcctgcagccataaaagggaatgcaattttttttttttttttttgagacagggtctactctgtcacccaggctattgTGCAGATtcaccaccttggctcactgcaacctctgcttcccatgcTTAAGcaattccccagcctcagcctcctgagtagctgagactacaggcttgcaccaccatgcctggctaatttttgtatttttaatagaggtggggtttcgccatgttgctcaggctggtctcaaactcgtgagctcaagtgatccacctgcctcagtctcccaaagtgctgggattacaagtataagccactgtgtctggccagattttttaaaaatataaaaatagagatggggggggtggtctcattatgttgcccaggctggtctcgaactcctggcctcaaagtgatccttcccccttggcctcccaaagtgctgggattacaggtgtggtcTATCTCCAGAGATAGTTCATGGATATACAAGTACATGTGTATCCTTCGTTCCCTCTTCTTACATAAAGAATcatataggctgggcgtggtggcccacgcctgtaatcccagcattttgggaggctgaggtgggtggatcacgaggtcaggagttcaagaccagttggccaacatagtgaaaccccatctgtactaaaaacacaaacaattagccgggcgaggtggtgtgcactgtaatcccaaccactcaggaggctgagggaggagaatcgcgtgaacctgggaggcggaggttgcagtgagcagagatcacgccactgcactcctgcctaggcaacagtgtgagactcattctcaaaaaaaaaaaaaaaaaaagaatcatacagtattgaCTATGCTGGATGttacttgctttttcttttcatgcTGCCCCAGGCTGCGCTCTCCATTTGGCAGGGGTGAGGCACCACTCGGATCTCCTCCAGCCTCTACCCCTGGGAGGAAGGTTGCACCAGTGAGGGGATAGaactggaggctgggtgtggaaTATAGACTTTTCACATTAAACCATTTGTAAcacaaattttaaactttttaaattttaaacattttaaactttaaaatataataatgatttcaaaaatgtaaaaatttaaacactTCTTCCTACACATATtttccacatacacacatgccTGGAACTTTGATGTCCCACCAGGGCCAACTCCCTGCCTAGGCGCCTCACATGCAGATACCAAAGCTTCATTGCTTCATCTTCCCTTTACAGCCTCTTAGCTCCTCTGTGATCCCAAGGCCATCCCAGGCCTAGCATCACTGCCAGCGCCAAGCCTGGGCCACCTTCTGACTGGCTCTCCCTGGTATCCCTTGTATTGGGACTTAACCTCACCTCTTTCTCTCCTTGCTCCCATTTCATCTACTGCCACATTCCCTTAATTTTTTCCCTCCTATTTGTACTATTTTCTTACCCACAGCCTTTGTCAGCTGATGGAAACCACAGAGCCTCCTTGGCCCCAGGAACTCCAGGGCTGAGAGTCTGCTCTGTTCTCTCCTTGTCTATAACCCCACAGCCCAGAGGTTAGAAAGGGTCTGAGAAGGCATCTCGCCCATCACCTGAGCTGAATTCCTTCTCTACTTTGGTTAATGAGGGTTCAAATTCTCAAACATCTGCAGAGTAGAAACATTAACAAGCCCACAAGCCATGAGCCACGTAATGCAGCGATCTtctcccccgccccgccccttaGTTATTCCTGACGTTTGGCCCAACCAGTTTAAACTTTGATATTCACTGAAATCACCTGAGAGCTTGTAAAATGCAGCTTTTGGGGCTCCATCATCAGATATTTTGATTCTATAGATATGGGGTGGAGTTTAGGAACCTGCatcagggtttcactctgtcacccaggctggagtgcagtggcacaatcatagcttactgcaaccttgaactcctgggcgcaaatgattgtcctgccttagccatctgagtaagtgggactacaggcacttgtcatcacgcttgactaattttttttttttttttttgagaaggagtctcactctattgcccaggctgaagtacagtggcacaatctcagctcactacaacctccgcctgccgggttcaagcgattctcctgcctcagcctcccaagtagctgggattacagatgtgcaccacaatgcccggctaatttttttttttgtttgcatttttagtagagaaggggtttcaccatattggccaggcttgtctcaaactcctgacctgaagtgatccgcccagcttagcctcccaaagtgctggaattacgggcatgagccactctgtCTGACTCATAATTTtttgcacttttatttttattttttttttgtagaggcagagtcttgctatgtttgtgtgcccaagttggtctcaaactcctggcctcatgtgatcctcccactttggcatctcaaagtgctgagattacaggcatcagccactgtgcccagctagaacttgtatttttaattaaagagaCCCCAGGGGACTCTGATAATGGTGGTCTATAGATATGAGTTTGAGAAAGCGGTCTATTGTCTTCTGTGTATACTCGGTAAACCCTGCCGAGTGAGGTAACTGCTGGGTGCACCATGTCTGGTTGCAATGGTCCATGCTCTGGGGGAAACAGTGCAGGCCAGGGGTTCTGGGCGGACAGGGTAAGAGTGCTGTATCTCAGCAGTGAATTAACAAATAAGTCTTCTTCGACCCTTAAGGAGAAGGGGGTGCCCTTCACAACCCTGGCacctccctttcttcttcaaGTTTCTTCTTCAGTACGGATgaagaacacaaaataaaatggatgAACGCTCCTAGTCTCTCTTCTCTGGGCTACATTCCCAGAATAGACTTTGCCTAAGGAGCAAACACATGGCCATTCCCAAATCTGACCAGCAGGCCCCCGATGGGGAGCACTTTGGCCTGTAACCAGCCCTTGGTACTCAGGAACCAGAAAGACCCACCTGGTATGGTGCATGCTGCCCAGGGTCGTCGGGGCCTCAAAGGGACTTGCATCTTTGGGtccaagaaaagaaatttcaggaaAGGATTTAAACTGATGATGGAAAGGACGAAACTTCCTGCAACAGAGAAAACTTCCACTTTGACTACAATGGGGAAGGTAAAGGCTGAGGAGGGGGCCT
Proteins encoded in this window:
- the DBF4B gene encoding protein DBF4 homolog B isoform X10, with the translated sequence MPEELTRCREASLFRKVLLLGSACWQESPVFDGGHSAAGWATSVIWFQVIEGFLSKEVSYIVSSRREVKAESSGKSHRGCPSPSPSEVRVETSAMVDPKGSHPRPSQKPVDSVPLSRGKELLQKAIRNQGSISGGGSGGSSSLLTNARSWGVRILHVDEMMMHVQQLSLASLCVKKQQPKKPEGTCPAAESRTRKVARLKAPFLKIEDESRKFRPFHHQFKSFPEISFLGPKDASPFEAPTTLGSMHHTRESKDGEPSPRSAARTMPRRKKGYCECCQEAFEELHVHLQSAQHRSFALEAHLYAEVDRIIAQLSHSFADIPFQAGLPRWSGSPASDCDPLCPETLHPHQPSHPRAASPRIRKEDSCQASGIPEQDGTVDITQAPAERAGTGEVPGPIASCQDLGVSVDVFVDPPGIPVSRSPACQCLLPSSGFMELSSGPDLALFGHKRKVQFPSGSAEKRVGASWPQASFFVPIAPNPCGTRTTSGKHLPSLPLTGHESRLLTSLQPLCHSQTCLSLPDPFPWQPTDRPAEFWATQPSWLGKGWPPGPEDSECTATGPVSQEAGQLPSCPTAPGWPSAPLYSATSVQPSGAPVESRSTSLLQPLPASAGASCSRCLWAPQPLQVPCLPVSQPWSQPQPQPQPHAGRELLL
- the DBF4B gene encoding protein DBF4 homolog B isoform X13; this encodes MMMHVQQLSLASLCVKKQQPKKPEGTCPAAESRTRKVARLKAPFLKIEDESRKFRPFHHQFKSFPEISFLGPKDASPFEAPTTLGSMHHTRESKDGEPSPRSAARTMPRRKKGYCECCQEAFEELHVHLQSAQHRSFALEAHLYAEVDRIIAQLSHSFADIPFQAGLPRWSGSPASDCDPLCPETLHPHQPSHPRAASPRIRKEDSCQASGIPEQDGTVDITQAPAERAGTGEVPGPIASCQDLGVSVDVFVDPPGIPVSRSPACQCLLPSSGFMELSSGPDLALFGHKRKVQFPSGSAEKRVGASWPQASFFVPIAPNPCGTRTTSGKHLPSLPLTGHESRLLTSLQPLCHSQTCLSLPDPFPWQPTDRPAEFWATQPSWLGKGWPPGPEDSECTATGPVSQEAGQLPSCPTAPGWPSAPLYSATSVQPSGAPVESRSTSLLQPLPASAGASCSRCLWAPQPLQVPCLPVSQPWSQPQPQPQPHAGRELLL
- the DBF4B gene encoding protein DBF4 homolog B isoform X4, giving the protein MSEAGKGDDCLELESSMAESRLRAPDLGLTFLVFRLPHLLKRNLIEDQRSSPKTSCFRKTTLASVAPSGDDQNRPGGDAGSQFSHMLTEGFLLPWLNSFRGTSSVGSFQVSRKMPEELTRCREASLFRKVLLLGSACWQESPVFDGGHSAAGWATSVIWFQVIEGFLSKEVSYIVSSRREVKAESSGKSHRGCPSPSPSEVRVETSAMVDPKGSHPRPSQKPVDSVPLSRGKELLQKAIRNQGTCPAAESRTRKVARLKAPFLKIEDESRKFRPFHHQFKSFPEISFLGPKDASPFEAPTTLGSMHHTRESKDGEPSPRSAARTMPRRKKGYCECCQEAFEELHVHLQSAQHRSFALEAHLYAEVDRIIAQLSHSFADIPFQAGLPRWSGSPASDCDPLCPETLHPHQPSHPRAASPRIRKEDSCQASGIPEQDGTVDITQAPAERAGTGEVPGPIASCQDLGVSVDVFVDPPGIPVSRSPACQCLLPSSGFMELSSGPDLALFGHKRKVQFPSGSAEKRVGASWPQASFFVPIAPNPCGTRTTSGKHLPSLPLTGHESRLLTSLQPLCHSQTCLSLPDPFPWQPTDRPAEFWATQPSWLGKGWPPGPEDSECTATGPVSQEAGQLPSCPTAPGWPSAPLYSATSVQPSGAPVESRSTSLLQPLPASAGASCSRCLWAPQPLQVPCLPVSQPWSQPQPQPQPHAGRELLL
- the DBF4B gene encoding protein DBF4 homolog B isoform X1: MSEAGKGDDCLELESSMAESRLRAPDLGLTFLVFRLPHLLKRNLIEDQRSSPKTSCFRKTTLASVAPSGDDQNRPGGDAGSQFSHMLTEGFLLPWLNSFRGTSSVGSFQVSRKMPEELTRCREASLFRKVLLLGSACWQESPVFDGGHSAAGWATSVIWFQVIEGFLSKEVSYIVSSRREVKAESSGKSHRGCPSPSPSEVRVETSAMVDPKGSHPRPSQKPVDSVPLSRGKELLQKAIRNQGSISGGGSGGSSSLLTNARSWGVRILHVDEMMMHVQQLSLASLCVKKQQPKKPEGTCPAAESRTRKVARLKAPFLKIEDESRKFRPFHHQFKSFPEISFLGPKDASPFEAPTTLGSMHHTRESKDGEPSPRSAARTMPRRKKGYCECCQEAFEELHVHLQSAQHRSFALEAHLYAEVDRIIAQLSHSFADIPFQAGLPRWSGSPASDCDPLCPETLHPHQPSHPRAASPRIRKEDSCQASGIPEQDGTVDITQAPAERAGTGEVPGPIASCQDLGVSVDVFVDPPGIPVSRSPACQCLLPSSGFMELSSGPDLALFGHKRKVQFPSGSAEKRVGASWPQASFFVPIAPNPCGTRTTSGKHLPSLPLTGHESRLLTSLQPLCHSQTCLSLPDPFPWQPTDRPAEFWATQPSWLGKGWPPGPEDSECTATGPVSQEAGQLPSCPTAPGWPSAPLYSATSVQPSGAPVESRSTSLLQPLPASAGASCSRCLWAPQPLQVPCLPVSQPWSQPQPQPQPHAGRELLL
- the DBF4B gene encoding protein DBF4 homolog B isoform X8, translated to MLGMSFQVSRKMPEELTRCREASLFRKVLLLGSACWQESPVFDGGHSAAGWATSVIWFQVIEGFLSKEVSYIVSSRREVKAESSGKSHRGCPSPSPSEVRVETSAMVDPKGSHPRPSQKPVDSVPLSRGKELLQKAIRNQGSISGGGSGGSSSLLTNARSWGVRILHVDEMMMHVQQLSLASLCVKKQQPKKPEGTCPAAESRTRKVARLKAPFLKIEDESRKFRPFHHQFKSFPEISFLGPKDASPFEAPTTLGSMHHTRESKDGEPSPRSAARTMPRRKKGYCECCQEAFEELHVHLQSAQHRSFALEAHLYAEVDRIIAQLSHSFADIPFQAGLPRWSGSPASDCDPLCPETLHPHQPSHPRAASPRIRKEDSCQASGIPEQDGTVDITQAPAERAGTGEVPGPIASCQDLGVSVDVFVDPPGIPVSRSPACQCLLPSSGFMELSSGPDLALFGHKRKVQFPSGSAEKRVGASWPQASFFVPIAPNPCGTRTTSGKHLPSLPLTGHESRLLTSLQPLCHSQTCLSLPDPFPWQPTDRPAEFWATQPSWLGKGWPPGPEDSECTATGPVSQEAGQLPSCPTAPGWPSAPLYSATSVQPSGAPVESRSTSLLQPLPASAGASCSRCLWAPQPLQVPCLPVSQPWSQPQPQPQPHAGRELLL
- the DBF4B gene encoding protein DBF4 homolog B isoform X2, which gives rise to MAESRLRAPDLGLTFLVFRLPHLLKRNLIEDQRSSPKTSCFRKTTLASVAPSGDDQNRPGGDAGSQFSHMLTEGFLLPWLNSFRGTSSVGSFQVSRKMPEELTRCREASLFRKVLLLGSACWQESPVFDGGHSAAGWATSVIWFQVIEGFLSKEVSYIVSSRREVKAESSGKSHRGCPSPSPSEVRVETSAMVDPKGSHPRPSQKPVDSVPLSRGKELLQKAIRNQGSISGGGSGGSSSLLTNARSWGVRILHVDEMMMHVQQLSLASLCVKKQQPKKPEGTCPAAESRTRKVARLKAPFLKIEDESRKFRPFHHQFKSFPEISFLGPKDASPFEAPTTLGSMHHTRESKDGEPSPRSAARTMPRRKKGYCECCQEAFEELHVHLQSAQHRSFALEAHLYAEVDRIIAQLSHSFADIPFQAGLPRWSGSPASDCDPLCPETLHPHQPSHPRAASPRIRKEDSCQASGIPEQDGTVDITQAPAERAGTGEVPGPIASCQDLGVSVDVFVDPPGIPVSRSPACQCLLPSSGFMELSSGPDLALFGHKRKVQFPSGSAEKRVGASWPQASFFVPIAPNPCGTRTTSGKHLPSLPLTGHESRLLTSLQPLCHSQTCLSLPDPFPWQPTDRPAEFWATQPSWLGKGWPPGPEDSECTATGPVSQEAGQLPSCPTAPGWPSAPLYSATSVQPSGAPVESRSTSLLQPLPASAGASCSRCLWAPQPLQVPCLPVSQPWSQPQPQPQPHAGRELLL
- the DBF4B gene encoding protein DBF4 homolog B isoform X5, with the translated sequence MLTEGFLLPWLNSFRGTSSVGSFQVSRKMPEELTRCREASLFRKVLLLGSACWQESPVFDGGHSAAGWATSVIWFQVIEGFLSKEVSYIVSSRREVKAESSGKSHRGCPSPSPSEVRVETSAMVDPKGSHPRPSQKPVDSVPLSRGKELLQKAIRNQGSISGGGSGGSSSLLTNARSWGVRILHVDEMMMHVQQLSLASLCVKKQQPKKPEGTCPAAESRTRKVARLKAPFLKIEDESRKFRPFHHQFKSFPEISFLGPKDASPFEAPTTLGSMHHTRESKDGEPSPRSAARTMPRRKKGYCECCQEAFEELHVHLQSAQHRSFALEAHLYAEVDRIIAQLSHSFADIPFQAGLPRWSGSPASDCDPLCPETLHPHQPSHPRAASPRIRKEDSCQASGIPEQDGTVDITQAPAERAGTGEVPGPIASCQDLGVSVDVFVDPPGIPVSRSPACQCLLPSSGFMELSSGPDLALFGHKRKVQFPSGSAEKRVGASWPQASFFVPIAPNPCGTRTTSGKHLPSLPLTGHESRLLTSLQPLCHSQTCLSLPDPFPWQPTDRPAEFWATQPSWLGKGWPPGPEDSECTATGPVSQEAGQLPSCPTAPGWPSAPLYSATSVQPSGAPVESRSTSLLQPLPASAGASCSRCLWAPQPLQVPCLPVSQPWSQPQPQPQPHAGRELLL
- the DBF4B gene encoding protein DBF4 homolog B isoform X6, producing the protein MSEAGKGDDCLELESSMAESRLRAPDLGVSRCLGKCQKNSPGAGKHPFSGKSFYLDLPAGKNLQFLTGAIQQLGGVIEGFLSKEVSYIVSSRREVKAESSGKSHRGCPSPSPSEVRVETSAMVDPKGSHPRPSQKPVDSVPLSRGKELLQKAIRNQGSISGGGSGGSSSLLTNARSWGVRILHVDEMMMHVQQLSLASLCVKKQQPKKPEGTCPAAESRTRKVARLKAPFLKIEDESRKFRPFHHQFKSFPEISFLGPKDASPFEAPTTLGSMHHTRESKDGEPSPRSAARTMPRRKKGYCECCQEAFEELHVHLQSAQHRSFALEAHLYAEVDRIIAQLSHSFADIPFQAGLPRWSGSPASDCDPLCPETLHPHQPSHPRAASPRIRKEDSCQASGIPEQDGTVDITQAPAERAGTGEVPGPIASCQDLGVSVDVFVDPPGIPVSRSPACQCLLPSSGFMELSSGPDLALFGHKRKVQFPSGSAEKRVGASWPQASFFVPIAPNPCGTRTTSGKHLPSLPLTGHESRLLTSLQPLCHSQTCLSLPDPFPWQPTDRPAEFWATQPSWLGKGWPPGPEDSECTATGPVSQEAGQLPSCPTAPGWPSAPLYSATSVQPSGAPVESRSTSLLQPLPASAGASCSRCLWAPQPLQVPCLPVSQPWSQPQPQPQPHAGRELLL